Proteins encoded within one genomic window of Bombus vancouverensis nearcticus chromosome 4, iyBomVanc1_principal, whole genome shotgun sequence:
- the LOC117166801 gene encoding alanine--glyoxylate aminotransferase 2, mitochondrial isoform X1: protein MLINKCVQVTTTSANLSSFINLKWFTIQTRNFVTTVTDVLKMPDCEYVPFTYKITNYKEIKKAYESIISPSLKQFYKEPLLIHEGRGQWLWDHRGKRYLDMFGGVATVSVGHSHPKITAAISEQASKLNHVSSVYMHTHLYEYVTKLTTKFSNKLRVVYLTNSGSEANELAFLMARIYTRNQNIVSLKNGYHGATYGTSASTAMSTWKFPFVAQPPGYLHAVYPDVYKGDWGGSKCRDSPVQVIGRECDCGDEECVASEKYFQKFDESFRFSFASTHSVAAFVAESIQGIGGAVQYPKYFLQKIYNYIHEKGGLCIADEVQTGFGRTGEHFWGFENHDVEPDIVTLAKGIGNGFPLGAVVTSSEISESLNSALHFNTFGGNPLACIVGSTVLDIIKEEDLQQNAYTVGTHLIDRLSTLLLEFPNIVGDVRGKGLMIGIELISNFETKKPLQTEYVLEIFENIKNMGVLVGKGGLHANVLRIKPPLCVTKMDADFTFAVIKRTLEIHQEKYKQIKG from the exons atgttaataaataagTGTGTTCAAGTCACCACAACTTCTGCTAATTTATCATCTTTTATAAACttaaaat GGTTCACTATACAAACCAGAAATTTCGTCACTACGGTGACAGATGTTTTAAAAATGCCTGATTGCGAATACGTACCTTTTACCTACAAG ATTACAAattataaagaaattaaaaaggcATACGAATCGATCATATCTCCTTCTTTGAAGCAATTTTACAAAGAACCATTATTAATACACGAAGGTCGAGGGCAATGGTTGTGGGACCATCGTGGAAAACGATATTTGGATATGTTCGGCGGGGTTGCTACTGTGTCTGTTGGTCACTCTCATCC AAAAATAACAGCTGCTATATCTGAACAAGCGTCTAAATTGAACCACGTATCTTCCGTTTATATGCATACCCATTTATATGAATATGTAACCAAGTTAACAActaaattttcaaacaaattgagAGTAGTATATCTAACAAATAGCGGATCGGAAGCAAACGAATTGGCGTTTTTAATGGCTAGGATTTACACGCGCAACCAGAATATCGTATCACTAAAAAATGGATATCATGGTGCAACTTATGGAACCTCAGCATCTACAGCCATGAGTACATGGAAATTTCCATTCGTTGCACAACCACCTGGCTAtttacat GCGGTATATCCAGATGTATACAAAGGTGATTGGGGTGGATCAAAATGTAGGGATTCACCTGTACAAGTGATAGGAAGGGAATGTGATTGTGGAGATGAAGAATGTGTAGcttctgaaaaatattttcagaaattCGATGAATCATTTCGTTTTAGTTTTGCAAGTACGCACAGCGTCGCAGCGTTTGTAGCTGAAAGTATACAG GGAATAGGAGGTGCAGTTCAATATCCCAAATATTTCCTtcagaaaatatataattatatccaTGAAAAGGGTGGTCTTTGTATAGCGGATGAAGTTCAGACTGGTTTCGGTAGGACGGGAGAACATTTTTGGGGTTTTGAGAACCACGATGTGGAACCGGATATAGTAACTTTAGCAAAGGGAATAGGAAACGGATTTCCTCTTGGAGCTGTAGTGACAAGTAGTGAGATTTCCGAAAGTTTGAATTCAGCATTGCACTTTAACACGTTCGGAGGAAATCCACTTGCGTGCATCGTAGGATCAACGGTATTAGAT attataaaagaagaagatcTTCAACAAAATGCATATACAGTCGGGACACATTTGATCGATCGCTTAAGTACTTTGTTGTTAGAATTTCCCAATATCGTTGGTGATGTTAGAGGAAAGGGATTAATGATTGGAATTGAATTAATTTCAAACTTCGAGACGAAAAAGCCGTTACAAACGGAATACGTGCTTGAGATTTTcgagaatataaaaaatatgggTGTTCTTGTTGGTAAAGGAGGGTTACATGCAAAT GTGCTTCGAATAAAGCCACCTTTATGTGTAACGAAAATGGATGCAGATTTTACTTTTGCAGTTATTAAGAGAACATTGGAAATACACCAAGAAAAATATAAGCAGATTAAAGGATAA
- the LOC117166801 gene encoding alanine--glyoxylate aminotransferase 2, mitochondrial isoform X2 codes for MLINKCVQVTTTSANLSSFINLKWFTIQTRNFVTTVTDVLKMPDCEYVPFTYKITNYKEIKKAYESIISPSLKQFYKEPLLIHEGRGQWLWDHRGKRYLDMFGGVATVSVGHSHPKITAAISEQASKLNHVSSVYMHTHLYEYVTKLTTKFSNKLRVVYLTNSGSEANELAFLMARIYTRNQNIVSLKNGYHGATYGTSASTAMSTWKFPFVAQPPGYLHAVYPDVYKGDWGGSKCRDSPVQVIGRECDCGDEECVASEKYFQKFDESFRFSFASTHSVAAFVAESIQGIGGAVQYPKYFLQKIYNYIHEKGGLCIADEVQTGFGRTGEHFWGFENHDVEPDIVTLAKGIGNGFPLGAVVTSSEISESLNSALHFNTFGGNPLACIVGSTVLDIIKEEDLQQNAYTVGTHLIDRLSTLLLEFPNIVGDVRGKGLMIGIELISNFETKKPLQTEYVLEIFENIKNMGVLVGKGGLHANVRCFE; via the exons atgttaataaataagTGTGTTCAAGTCACCACAACTTCTGCTAATTTATCATCTTTTATAAACttaaaat GGTTCACTATACAAACCAGAAATTTCGTCACTACGGTGACAGATGTTTTAAAAATGCCTGATTGCGAATACGTACCTTTTACCTACAAG ATTACAAattataaagaaattaaaaaggcATACGAATCGATCATATCTCCTTCTTTGAAGCAATTTTACAAAGAACCATTATTAATACACGAAGGTCGAGGGCAATGGTTGTGGGACCATCGTGGAAAACGATATTTGGATATGTTCGGCGGGGTTGCTACTGTGTCTGTTGGTCACTCTCATCC AAAAATAACAGCTGCTATATCTGAACAAGCGTCTAAATTGAACCACGTATCTTCCGTTTATATGCATACCCATTTATATGAATATGTAACCAAGTTAACAActaaattttcaaacaaattgagAGTAGTATATCTAACAAATAGCGGATCGGAAGCAAACGAATTGGCGTTTTTAATGGCTAGGATTTACACGCGCAACCAGAATATCGTATCACTAAAAAATGGATATCATGGTGCAACTTATGGAACCTCAGCATCTACAGCCATGAGTACATGGAAATTTCCATTCGTTGCACAACCACCTGGCTAtttacat GCGGTATATCCAGATGTATACAAAGGTGATTGGGGTGGATCAAAATGTAGGGATTCACCTGTACAAGTGATAGGAAGGGAATGTGATTGTGGAGATGAAGAATGTGTAGcttctgaaaaatattttcagaaattCGATGAATCATTTCGTTTTAGTTTTGCAAGTACGCACAGCGTCGCAGCGTTTGTAGCTGAAAGTATACAG GGAATAGGAGGTGCAGTTCAATATCCCAAATATTTCCTtcagaaaatatataattatatccaTGAAAAGGGTGGTCTTTGTATAGCGGATGAAGTTCAGACTGGTTTCGGTAGGACGGGAGAACATTTTTGGGGTTTTGAGAACCACGATGTGGAACCGGATATAGTAACTTTAGCAAAGGGAATAGGAAACGGATTTCCTCTTGGAGCTGTAGTGACAAGTAGTGAGATTTCCGAAAGTTTGAATTCAGCATTGCACTTTAACACGTTCGGAGGAAATCCACTTGCGTGCATCGTAGGATCAACGGTATTAGAT attataaaagaagaagatcTTCAACAAAATGCATATACAGTCGGGACACATTTGATCGATCGCTTAAGTACTTTGTTGTTAGAATTTCCCAATATCGTTGGTGATGTTAGAGGAAAGGGATTAATGATTGGAATTGAATTAATTTCAAACTTCGAGACGAAAAAGCCGTTACAAACGGAATACGTGCTTGAGATTTTcgagaatataaaaaatatgggTGTTCTTGTTGGTAAAGGAGGGTTACATGCAAATGTAAG GTGCTTCGAATAA
- the LOC117166811 gene encoding transmembrane protein 64 yields MDIINIEDVETGVRPSKNSTSIQCNCINSNSVCYIVVTIATLALLGAIVFICRDYIKVLLYWIEHQNIWIVTVIFIALFTVVSFPIVIGYLFLIIASGYLFGILRGIVMVVLSANLGIAIAHVTLSALSSKLPIGALLQNDTARAILRVISGPQAFKVVLFARLTPIPFGLQNTIFAVSNMGGIRYHIASALGLLPAQIINIYLGSSLRSMQDVLEDRSTAATGYIVFCFQILIGISLMVYVLQKARRELQLALLEADLASMAETSHYLLDTLPDSKIVLTNLIA; encoded by the exons ATGGATATAATTAATATAGAAGATGTGGAAACTGGTGTTCGTCCATCTAAGAACTCTACTTCGATACAGTGTAACTGTATCAACTCAAATTCAGTGTGCTACATTGTAGTAACAATTGCCACGCTGGCACTTTTGGGTGCAATTGTTTTTATCTGCAGAGACTATATTAAAGTGTTGCTTTATTGGATTGAACATCAGAACATATGGATTGTTACTGTAATATTCATTGCATTGTTCACAGTGGTCTCATTCCCTATTGTAATCGGTTATTTATTCCTTATCATTGCTAGTGGTTATTTATTTGGCATATTAAGAGGCATTGTCATGGTAGTTTTGTCTGCCAATTTAGGAATAGCTATAGCACATGTTACTCTTAGTGCGTTGTCATCTAAATTACCTATTGGAGCTCTTTTACAAAATGATACTGCAAGAGCTATTCTCAGAGTTATATCTGGACCACAAGCTTTCAAGGTTGTGTTATTTGCAAGATTAACTCCCATTCCTTTCGGTCTACAAAATACCATTTTTGCG gTAAGCAATATGGGTGGTATTCGATACCATATAGCTAGTGCATTAGGTTTACTACCTGCTCAAATCATCAATATTTACCTGGGCAGTAGTTTAAGATCTATGCAAGATGTCCTTGAAGATAGATCAACAGCAGCAACTGGttacattgttttctgtttccaa ATTCTAATAGGTATTTCACTGATGGTATATGTTTTACAAAAAGCACGTAGGGAACTTCAACTGGCATTATTAGAAGCTGATCTTGCCTCAATGGCTGAAACCTCTCATTACCTTCTTGATACATTACCAGACTCTAAAATCGTTCTAACAAATCTGATTgcttaa
- the LOC117166795 gene encoding VWFA and cache domain-containing protein 1: MIVKRILQLGFLVTVLVNVHSSADESTNVNAKCQFGKTLRKQVNAEPLNGTCLRDIVVRLSNEFRSITDAELGLKPFQRMLGEMEFMNVSSSLNMRLSLLVDKLNNKLLSYAKLVKQSYNIIEPILAKNENQFDYFESMNGLELLSNGLADFCSQIAQKLALHLKNQEWKNLHLLPFMYPVTMCGPSSAGHNIGPLLLSQYCPKKNVLLLLEHAVFMSEGDLTLAQITAETIIDMLSHTDYVNVIGLSTNTSIHCKDGLLKATDVNKFQLARYIHSLTRIETNDTIEFDLNKLLQNVKGEVVFIHLTNTLKPTSHIKKIRNMISAEKVSGYIRTILILSDQESHSNTKDYNDSILTLPTQNILGFEVSKLFSDLKCSEEHKKDYYLSDPYFDLYSKTMTLSIGHITNKALISLDIKLRNFLDDITYFNAGMHAYAILFDNKGIVWIHKDFPRMETMLDQPLKVNLHHIENISSETVRTMIEEYEGVINVKTQLGRKKWYRWKHLTYMDLIVCLVSATNESVLPVAKLVPTLSMNILHHRLDLLMHSITDKSILCTYHNKLLSLSTGVVYLSPWCFQSPIEQLKLLETGTVVTMQSYMAYLKDLTGLLANPGLYQSVRPDVAMLTQMLGYFKGRHIESALNKFIIRRYIVGVVSGVLEIYPGIMLDSGFDPKRRMWYGKALEHSGKLVFTPPYLGVGSSGYVVTLSHTVHRNSESTAKDDAIAVVSMDVALGFISRLLKEMFPFCNNSTVKCFLMDDKGYLVSHPALLEPTGKIEQQHLTHKELLVANDILNHELFVKKKACANYLDGTVQRYYQFNTSLDEVLTNIVHGEHCVKYQVAAVPGTNVFLGVVNVTCNLLRAFCPCSTMDHSCLNCKRMEQTECECPCECALYYSNCAEYTINEMNLESCPVPYEQGGNSQMSWIQSTNLKTCPSIDCKIFKGENECLGIVGCQWCHMDNDGETPLQAPFCSDMSVCFRGILGLFMPLSDGTYNSQSTEEIAVRDWPSVGPVAGGILAFLLILGILLFCYRLRSVQSSVEHQCLHIHTSPDMLRMTHLEGDAEPMELEQTKNNLDSLIRDGIAPISPYKVSTNYRKPPGGDSDHGYSTMTPHDDSEQQTFAEPLLVVGSNTEPDLKRQSTCLPSPTTNLGSPYHVLAPVTVHCNMEANFC; this comes from the exons ATGATTGTCAAGAGGATATTACAGTTAGGATTTCTAGTAACAGTGCTTGTAAACGTGCATAGTTCAGCCGATGAAAGTACGAACGTAAATGCAAAATGTCAATTTGGAAAGACCCTGCGGAAGCAAGTAAACGCGGAACCGCTTAATGGAACCTGTTTACGAGATATTGTAGTTCGACTGTCGAACGAGTTTCGGTCTATCACTGATGCCGAACTCGGTTTGAAACCGTTCCAAAGAATGCtcggtgaaatggagttcatgaATGTCTCGAGTAGCTTGAACATGAGACTGAGCTTATTAGTGGATAAATTAAACAACAAGCTATTATCCTATGCAAAGCTTGTGAAGCAGAGCTATAATATTATAGAACCTATTTTGGCAAAGAACGAAAATCAGTTTGATTATTTTGAATCTATGAATGGACTAGAATTGTTATCAAATGGATTGGCTGATTTTTGCTCACAAATTGCGCAAA aaTTGGCACTTCATCTAAAAAATCAAGAATGGAAAAACTTACATTTGTTGCCTTTTATGTATCCGGTCACTATGTGTGGTCCATCTAGTGCAGGACATAATATTGGGCCTCTTTTGTTGTCTCAGTATTGTCCAAAAAAAAATGTGCTGTTGTTGCTTGAACATGCTGTGTTTATGTCTGAGGGAGATCTTACTCTAGCTCAAATAACTGCAGAGACAATAATTGACATGTTATCCCACACAGATTATGTTAATGTTATTGGCCTCTCTACTAATACTTCCATTCATTGCAAAGATGGTTTATTAAAAGCTACAGATGTTAATAAGTTTCAATTAGCACGTTATATTCATAGTTTAACAAGAATAG AAACAAATGACACAATTGAATTTGATCTTAATAAGTTATTACAGAATGTAAAGGGTGAAGTAGTGTTTATACATTTGACTAATACACTTAAGCCTACTTCACACATAAAAAAGATAAGAAACATGATTTCTGCAGAGAAAGTAAGTGGCTATATAAGAACAATATTAATTCTTTCAG ATCAAGAATCACATTCAAACACTAAGGATTACAATGATAGCATTCTAACTCTTCCAACACAAAATATACTCGGTTTTGAAGTATCAAAGCTGTTTTCTGATTTAAAATGTTCTGAGGAACATAAGaaagattattatttatctGATCCATACTTtgatttatatagtaaaacaATGACATTGTCTATTGGGCACATTACAAATAAAGCATTAATATCTTTAGATATTAAATTACGAAATTTCCTTGATGATATAACATATTTTAATGCTGGTATGCACGCATATGCTATACTGTTCGATAATAAGGGTATAGTTTGGATTCACAAAGATTTCCCACGAATGGAAACGATGCTAGATCAACCCCTCAAAGTTAATTTACATCACATAGAAAATATTAGTTCTGAAACTGTAAGAACAATGATAGAAGAATACGAGGGTGTTATAAACGTGAAAACACAATTAGGGAGAAAG AAGTGGTATCGGTGGAAGCATTTGACGTACATGGATTTAATAGTATGCTTAGTATCGGCAACTAATGAAAGCGTATTACCTGTCGCAAAATTAGTACCGACATTATCAATGAATATTTTGCATCATCGTCTCGATCTTTTAATGCATAGTATCACCGATAAAAGCATTCTATGTACTTATCACAACAAGCTTTTGTCCTTGT CAACAGGAGTGGTCTATCTTTCTCCATGGTGTTTCCAGTCTCCAATAGAACAACTTAAATTGTTAGAAACTGGAACCGTTGTAACAATGCAGAGTTACATGGCATATCTAAAGGACTTAACAGGATTACTAGCTAATCCTGGTTTATATCAATCTGTCAGACCAGATGTAGCTATGTTGACTCAAATGTTGGGATACTTTAAAGGCAGGCATATAGAAAGcgctttaaataaatttataataagaaG aTATATCGTTGGAGTTGTAAGTGGCGTATTAGAGATATATCCAGGAATTATGCTTGATTCTGGTTTTGATCCTAAGAGAAGAATGTGGTATGGAAAAGCACTGGAGCATTCTGGAAAATTAGTTTTCACACCTCCATATTTGGGTGTTGGTAGTTCTGGATATGTTGTTACTCTAAGTCACACGGTTCATCGTAATTCGGAATCAACTGCAAAGGATGATGCTATTGCAGTTGTATCTATGGATGTAGCATTAGGCTTTATTTCAAGACTTCTGAAAGAAATGTTCCCATTTTGTAATAATTCGACGGTGAAATGTTTCCTAATGGATGATAAAGGATATTTAGTCTCACATCCAGCATTATTAGAACCAACTGGTAAAATCGAGCAGCAACATTTGACTCACAAGGAATTATTGGTTGCAAATGACATATTAAATCACGAGCttttcgttaaaaaaaaagCTTGTGCAAATTACTTAGATGGTACTGTACAAAGGTATTACCAGTTTAATACTTCACTCGATGAGGTTCTTACAAACATAGTTCACGGCGAACATTGCGTCAAATACCAAGTAGCAGCTGTACCAGGAACTAATGTATTTTTAGGAGTAGTTAATGTGACTTGTAATTTATTAAGAGCATTTTGCCCATGCAGTACTATGGATCACTCATGTTTAAACTGCAAAAGAATGGAACAAACCGAATGCGAATGCCCTTGTGAATGCGCATTATATTACTCTAATTGTGCAGAATATACTATAAATGAAATGAACCTCGAATCCTGTCCGGTACCATACGAACAAGGAGGGAATTCGCAGATGTCCTGGATACAATCTACGAATTTGAAAACGTGTCCGTCCATTGACTGTAAGATATTCAAAGGAGAAAATGAGTGTCTCGGAATTGTAGGTTGCCAATGGTGTCATATGGACAATGATGGAGAAACGCCATTGCAAGCACCATTTTGTAGCGATATGTCCGTATGTTTTAGAGGTATTCTTGGACTTTTTATGCCACTTAGTGATGGCACGTACA ATTCTCAGTCAACAGAAGAAATTGCAGTACGCGACTGGCCATCAGTTGGGCCTGTAGCTGGTGGAATACTAGCATTTCTTTTGATATTAGGTATATTGTTATTTTGTTATAGACTTCGATCTGTTCAGTCTAGTGTAGAACATCAGtgtttacatatacatacatcacCCGATATGCTGCGTATGACGCATTTAGAGGGTGATGCAGAACCTATGGAGTTAGAGCAAACAAAAAACAATTTAGATTCTCTGATAAGGGATGGCATAGCGCCCATTTCGCCATATAAGGTTTCCACAAATTATAGAAAACCACCTGGTGGTGATAGTGATCATGGATATAGTACAATGACACCTCACGACGATTCTGAACAACAAACATTTGCTGAACCGCTATTAGTAGTTGGTAGTAATACTGAGCCCGATCTGAAAAGACAGTCCACTTGTCTTCCCTCTCCAACAACAAATTTAGGGTCCCCTTATCATGTTTTAGCGCCAGTCACGGTTCATTGTAATATGGAAGCAAATTTTTGTTAA
- the Rpn1 gene encoding regulatory particle non-ATPase 1, whose product MPESVKVESKTSKEVRSGKEEDKNELSEEDKLLQEELTHLVERLQDPNTSLYYPALESLRNHIRASTTSMTSVPKPLKFMRPHYDTMKSIYEKITDVKSKELCSDVISVLAMTMGEGRECLKYRLTGSAIAIGEWGHEYVRHLSGELAGEWDEPTDNAEAISKKLIALVHEIVPYNMAHNAETEACDLLMEIERLDLLEQYVDESAYQRVCLYLTSCVPYVADPENSTLLHAAAKLYRKFGQYPQAVRLAMQLNDLPLIEDIFTNCTDLSVQKQLAFMLGRQQIFLELPESTPEYDDLVEIMSNSLLNYHFLNLARELDIMEPKTPEDVYKSHLENSRSPFGGGQVDSARQNLAASFVNGFVNAAFGQDKLLVEDGNKWLYKNKEHGMLSATASLGLVLLWDVDGGLTPIDKYLYSSEDYIKSGALLACGLVNCRVRIECDPALALLSDYVLHSSNTMRIGAIVGLGLAYAGSNREAVYGLLIPVLSDPKSSWEVIGVAGLALGMVAVGSCNAYVTTTIMHALMEKSEADLKDTYARFLPLGLGLCFLGKQEAAEAIIAALEIVPEPFKSMSTTLVEVCAYAGTGNVLKIQHLLHICSEHYEPSNEKEDKSDRKDKDKKEEKKEDKAKDLSSRQAIAVLGIALIAMGEEIGAEMAYRTFGHLLRYCEPVIRRSVPLALGLISVSNPKLNILDTLSKFSHDSDPEVAHNAIFAMGLVGAGTNNARLAAMLRQLAQFHAKDPNNLFMVRIAQGLTHLGKGTLTLSPYHSDRQVLSPVALAGLLATLIGFLDVKNIILGRSHYLLYTLAVAMQPRMLVTFDEKLNPLAVPVRVGLAVDVVGQAGKPKTITGFQTHTTPVLLAYGERAELATEEYIPLTPIMEGFVILRKNPDFIP is encoded by the exons ATGCCTGAAAGCGTGAAAGTGGAGTCAAAAACAAGCAAAGAAGTCAGAAGcggaaaagaagaagataaaaatgAATTG TCTGAAGAGGACAAACTTTTGCAAGAAGAGTTAACTCACCTTGTTGAACGTTTGCAAGATCCTAATACAAGTTTATATTATCCAGCTTTGGAGTCTCTACGTAACCATATCCGTGCATCCACAACATCAATGACTAGTGTTCCAAAACCTCTTAAATTTATGAGACCTCATTATGATACTATGAAATCTATTTATGAAAAGATAACAGACGTAAAGTCTAAGGAATTATGTTCTGATGTCATTTCTGTCCTTGCTATGACTATGGGTGAAGGTAGAGAATGTCTTAAGTATAGACTTACTGGGTCTGCTATAGCCATTGGAGAATGGGGACATGAATATGTTAGGCATCTATCAGGAGAATTAGCTGGTGAATGGGATGAGCCAACAGACAATGCAGAAGCTATTAGTAAAAAACTAATAGCTCTGGTACATGAAATTGTACCTTATAACATGGCCCACAATGCTGAAACGGAAGCTTGTGATCTGCTAATGGAAATTGAAAGGCTAGATCTATTGGAGCAATACGTAGATGAAAGTGCGTATCAAAGAGTTTGTTTATATTTAACAAGCTGTGTACCATATGTAGCAGATCCAGAAAATAGTACTCTGCTTCATGCTGCTGCCAAATTATATAGGAAGTTTGGCCAGTACCCTCAGGCTGTTAGGCTGGCAATGCAGCTGAATGATTTACCACTTATTGAAGATATATTTACAAACTGCACTGATCT TTCTGTTCAAAAGCAACTAGCATTTATGCTAGGTAGACAGCAAATTTTCTTGGAACTTCCAGAATCTACTCCAGAATATGATGATCTAGTTGAAATCATGTCCAATTCTTTGTTGAATTACCATTTCCTTAATCTTGCGCGTGAATTAGACATAATGGAGCCAAAAACACCAGAGGATGTATACAAGTCACATTTAGAAAATTCTAGATCTCCATTTGGGGGTGGTCAAGTAGATTCAGCAAGACAAAATCTTGCTGCGAGCTTCGTTAATGGTTTTGTCAATGCAGCTTTTGGTCAAGATAAACTATTGGTTGAAGATGGGAATAAATGGTTGTATAAGAATAAAGAACATGGAATGCTCAGTGCAACAGCATCCCTTGGTCTTGTACTATTATGGGACGTTGATGGTGGTTTGACACCTATAGACAAGTATCTTTATTCTTCTGAAGATTATATCAAATCTGGTGCTCTATTAGCTTGTGGTCTGGTCAATTGCCGCGTAAGAATTGAATGCGATCCTGCATTAGCACTTCTATCTGATTATGTATTACACAGCAGTAACACAATGCGTATTGGTGCAATTGTTGGTCTTGGATTGGCATATGCGGGTTCGAATCGGGAAGCTGTTTATGGTCTTTTAATTCCTGTACTTAGCGATCCCAAGTCTAGTTGGGAAGTCATAGGCGTGGCAGGTCTTGCTCTAGGAATGGTAGCAGTAGGTTCTTGCAATGCTTACGTTACAACAACGATAATGCACGCCCTCATGGAGAAGTCAGAAGCAGATTTAAAAGACACGTACGCACGATTTCTACCTTTAGGCCTCGGATTATGCTTTTTAGGAAAACAAGAAGCGGCAGAAGCTATAATAGCAGCCCTAGAAATAGTACCTGAACCTTTCAAATCAATGTCCACGACTTTAGTAGAAGTGTGCGCGTACGCTGGTACTGGAAATGTTTTGAAGATCCAACATCTATTGCATATTTGTTCTGAACATTATGAACCatccaacgagaaggaagacAAGAGCGATCgtaaagataaagataaaaaagaagaaaaaaaggaagataaaGCAAAGGACCTCAGCTCAAGACAAGCAATTGCCGTGCTTGGCATTGCTTTAATTGCCATGGGAGAAGAAATTGGTGCTGAGATGGCGTACAGAACATTTGGTCATTTATTGCGTTATTGCGAGCCTGTTATCAGGCGATCCGTTCCACTCGCACTTGGACTCATATCAGTCTCCAATCCAAAACTGAATATACTCGATACATTATCTAAATTCTCCCATGATAGTGATCCGGAAGTAGCGCATAATGCAATTTTCGCAATGGGTTTGGTCGGAGCTGGAACAAACAACGCAAGATTGGCTGCAATGTTAAGGCAGCTTGCTCAGTTCCATGCGAAAGATCCTAACAATTTATTCATGGTTCGCATCGCACAAGGTTTGACGCATCTTGGTAAAGGAACTTTGACATTATCTCCATATCACAGTGATAGACAAGTATTAAGTCCTGTAGCACTTGCTGGACTTTTAGCTACCTTAATTGGTTTCCTCGACGTAAAAAACA TCATTCTAGGTCGATCTCATTATTTGTTGTACACGCTAGCAGTTGCAATGCAACCGAGGATGTTAGTAACATTTGATGAAAAGTTAAATCCTTTAGCTGTACCAGTAAGGGTAGGTCTTGCTGTAGACGTTGTGGGTCAAGCGGGAAAACCCAAAACGATTACAGGTTTCCAAACACATACAACTCCTGTTTTACTAGCATATGGTGAAAGAGCAGAACTTGCAACCGAAGAATATATACCTTTAACACCCATCATGGAAGGTTTCGTAATTTTAAGGAAGAATCCAGACTTTATACCTTAA